The Candidatus Woesearchaeota archaeon genomic sequence CTCCATTCGTATTAACACACTGGACTCATCATGGCTCTATTCCCATCACTCTTGAGCCAATCTTTTTCGGGGCCAATAATCACTCAATGCACGATTTTACTCCTTCCCATGAAAAAGACATCCCTCTTGCCTATCTTCTCGGGCAGTCACTGGGCAGAACAAAATCAACAACCCGCGTGCTGCGCTCACTTGAAGTGTGCACGGCAGACGCCGCGGTTGCTGAACGCTTTACTGATTCCACTGAAGCAGTGTTTGGTGTTCGGCCGCCCATCGGCCCACATGCAAATTATCCGTACGCTGTTGAATTCGATTCCGCGGCCTTTGTTCGCCATTTTGATGCAGTCACCAACCAGCTTTCAGCGATTCCGTGGCACCATCTTGGCACCCGGGCAGAATATATCTCTTTTTTGAGCGGGTATTTGAGCAGCCATGCGATTCATCAAGATGCAAAAGATCGAGCACGCGATTGCATCACCCTTAGCCAGTCATCAGACAAGGGAATGCTCCTCGAAGACCTTGCGCTTCTGATGTATCGTCTGGGCATGCGCCCCAGTTTTGGCATTCAATCAAAAACAATTGCCCAGATCAGGATATTTGAGCCAGACGATCTCACACTTCTGCTTGACGAGGGATGTTTGAATACAAAAACAAAAGCCCTTGCTGAAACTATTCGTGAAAAAAGATTGGCAAAAATTGCCGCAGGAGACGTGTACCACGCCCGTGATATTGAAGCAGCGTATGACCAGTTTCGTTATTTGACTGGAAAAAAACGCATGCCGAAACTCACTGCTGCGAAACAACTGCGGGAACAGGGCTCTCCGCTCCCTCTCGCAACTATGCAGCCATGGAAAACGATTACTCCTCCGGCAGTGCAGAAGCGGGCGGTGCTCGAAGAAATCGCTCGTACCCATCTTGATCCCACTGTCATACATTATGTGTACCGCGAGCTCGGCGGTACCGTGGATGAGGCGCGCGCAGTTGCAACACGGTATCGCCTGAAAGATATTGCTCCACTCGAACGATTTTTCTTTTTGTACATAGGAAGCATGCCTGCAGATTGCGCAACATGGCTTGCGCTGAATAGTGTTCCGCTTCGGTACGAAAATGGTGTTGCCCGTTTTGATGTGCCATCTGCACATTATTCTGAACCAGTGCACACTGAACCTTTTTTACCCTCTTCACCAACGCCAACGATAACAAACGCGAACGCTCCCGCTCCACAAGCTCACCGTCGAAAATCATCCGTTTCAGGAACAGCATCACGTTCTCCAAAAAAAGAAGAAGGAGTCGAACTATCTATTCGGGTGTACACAGATCGCGTCGATGAAAAACGTGATTTGCGCCGGTTTTCTGAAGTTCGCGAAAAAGATGATCCTGCGCTTGTTGGGGTTCCGTTTACAACCAAAGAAGAAAGAGAGGGGATCAAACTGCCTGTTCGGGTGTACACCGCGCGAACAGGAGAACAACGTGATTTGCGCCGTTTTTCTGAACTTCGTGAACAAGATGATCCTGGCCTTGTTGCGGTTCCGTTTTCAGTCTATGCACACGAAGACATAGCTGATATTCTCACTGATGAAACACCTCCTGAAAAATCGGTCCGTGTTCCTGTTTTTGCCTATCGCCAGACTCGGTTTGGCACTGAAGTGGTTGGCCCGGTGCGTCCAGACTTTGCAGCTATTCCTGACGACGTGAGAATTCCAGTCACTCGTGATGAATTGCATTCTTCTATTTCTTCTGCTTCTACCTCTTCTTCTGCCGACCTTACTTCATACTACAATACAATGGGTAAAACCTACCTACACCACTGCCTTCGCGATGCAGGTGTTCCTGAACAAAAACGCAGAAGCTATGCAACCATGAAACTTGAAGATGCACTTGAACGGCTTGACCAAGAACATCCAATCACCGTGAAAGTAAATGGTTTCAATCTTCACGTAACCCGCGATGCAGGGCTTCGCTATGCTGCTTCGTATAATCTGGCTGATGCGCGTGCTCTTGCCGATAGCGCCGGTGCCCAATCATTAAAATCCGTTATCCGCGAAGATTTTGTTGCAGCAGGCAAGTGCGATTTGAAACAGGTCAACGGCTCTGGCCTCTTTACCGACGGCCATGATTACCTTCTGGTTGAGCGGGTAAATCAAAAAGAGTTCAAAGTCACCCATCTTGGTGCGAATCCGGCGTCGTTACGCTAATGTGTACCAATCCCGAAAAGAAATCTTTATAAACCTCCACTTATCTACTCGGCATCAATAATATACGGGGGTTGGAACTATGTTAGAATACGTCTTTATTATCAGTTTCCTTGCATTGGGCGTTGCTGCACTGCTGGCACGGTATGTGCTCAAACAGGACCAAGGCACACCGGCCATGCAGAAAATTTCTGACGCAATCCGCGAGGGCGCTGAAGCATTCCTCAAGCGCCAGTACAAAACCATTGCCATTCTTACCCTCATCCTTGCCGTCGTTATCGTCGGCATTTACGGCTTTCTCGGCCGCTGGGATTACGCAATAAAAACCGGCGCGGCCTTTGTGCTCGGTGCATTCTGTTCAGCTATCGCCGGCATTATTGGCATGTACATTTCAGTGCGCGCAAACATTCGCACCGCGTCCGCAGCGCGGACATCCATGAGCAAGGCACTGCGCATCTCATTCTGGGGCGGCGCAGTCTCCGGCATTCTCGTTGTCGCGCTCTCACTTATCGGCGTTGCAGGCCTCTATATGCTTTTCGGCGCTGACCCAAAAACTACACCCTTCATGATTGTTGGCTATGGTTTCGGCGCGAGTTTCGTCGCACTGTTCGCCCAGCTCGGCGGCGGTATCTTTACCAAAGCAGCTGATGTGGGCGCTGACCTCGTCGGCAAAGTTGAGGCAGGCATTCCTGAAGATGACCCTCGAAACCCCGCGGTTATTGCTGACCTTGTCGGCGACAACGTTGGGGACTGTGCTGGCAGAGGCGCGGACTTGTTCGAAAGCACGGCCGCTGAAAACATCGGCGCCATGATTCTTGGTGTTGCGCTCTATCCATCATTTGGTGTGAACGGTGTTTTGTTTCCGCTTGTTGCACGCGCCTTCGGCCTTATTGCATCCATCATCGGTATTTTGAGTGTCAAGGCATCAGAAACAGAAGACCCAATGAAAGCGCTCAACCGCGGCTACTTCATTGCAAGCATACTTTCCGCGATACTATTGTACGTTGCCACGCGCATCCTGCTGAACAACATCTGGTTCTTTTATGCAGGACTCGTCGGCATTGTGATGAGCATCCTCTTTGTGTACATCACGCAATATTATACTGAATACAAATACCGTCCAGTAAGAGAAATTGCCGAGGCCTGTAAAACTGGCCCCGCAACAACAATCATCTCCGGCCTTGCCGTTGCGTTTGAATGCACCGGCGCGCCGACTATTGTTATTGCACTCGCGCTGTTCTTTTCGTACGTCTTCGGCCTCTGGTCCGGCGTGCCACATGGCGGCCTCTATGGAACAGCCATTGCAACCATGGGCATGCTCTCAACCGCTGCATACATTCTTGCCATGGACACCTTCGGCCCCATCACCGACAACGCCGGCGGCATTATCGAAATGTCCAAATCGCCGGCGAGCGTACGCCGCAGAACTGATCGGCTTGATTCAGTGGGCAACACCACCAAGGCGCTCACTAAAGGATATGCCATCGGCTCAGCAGCCCTTGCCGCATTCCTCCTGTTTTCCGCCTACCTCGACGAGGTTGCACTTCTGACTGGCAAGGCATTTGCAGTTGTTGACCTCGCCAAAGTGGAAGTCTTCATCGGCGCCCTGCTCGGTGCCATGCTCGTCTTCCTCTTCAGCGCATTCGCTATCCGCGCCGTTGGAAAAACCGCAGGATGCATCATTGAAGAAGTCCGCAGACAATTCAAGAACAAGGGCATCATGAAAGGAACGGTGAAACCTGATTACGCAGCATGCGTCGACATAACGACGCGCGGTGCGCTCAAAAACATGATACTTCCCGGCGTTCTTGCCATTGGCTTCCCTATTGTGGTTGGGGTCCTGCTTAAAGCCGAAGCGCTTGCCGGCATGCTCATGGTCAGCACCATTACTGGTGTGCTCCTCGCGACCGTGTTGAACAACGGCGGCGGCGCATGGGACAACGCAAAGAAATACATTGAAACCGGCGTGATGGGCGGCAAAGGAAGCCCTGCGCACAAGGCAGCAGTTGTCGGCGACACGGTCGGTGACCCATGCAAGGACACGGCAGGCCCCAGTCTCCATGTGCTCATCAAGCTCTTGGCGACACTTGCGCTCGTTCTTGCGCCGTTGTTCCTGTAAGTCCATTTAATCTATTTTATTTTTATCTTTTTTATTTCTGTTTTTTCTTTTTTCGCTTTTTTTCTCTTTCTTTTTCCGTTTTTCGTTCTTTTTCTGATTCTCTTCGTAAACTATATAAACCCATTTTTTATTCTCGTGCCTATGGCTGACGAAAACCAACAAACACAACAACCAGCGCAATCGCAACCGCTTCCCCATCCACAGCAATCAGCATCGCACGTTCCGCCCGTGGCGTATTCGCAGCCGCAGCCCGGGAAGGTTCCTGAGCGCACGGAAAAGCCCGGCGCGCCAGTCTGCGAGGGCTGCATAAAATGGCAATGGTTTGGCAGAAGCTGCTGGGTGTACTGGGAAGGCAAGCGCGCCTGCAGCCAGTTTGAAGACGAATTCGGCGAAAACAAAGGCGGCTACCGCTTGATGAAAGAGGATGAATTGTTTCATTTGTGAATTGATTGTTTTTGTTTCTTCATCTGCGTTATTGAACTGTTCTTCAAATGCGGGGCGCCGCCGTGGTTTGCTAAAGCAAACTCTTTTTTCTCCCCACGACTGCCCCGGGTCAGCGTGGGGAAAAAAAGACCCCAACTGTGTTGGGGCACGGCGGCGCCCCGCAATTAATTATGTTTTTAATTTGTCTCTCCGTCACTATCTTTTTATAACCCTCACGCTTCTCCACATTCATGCACGTTCACTGCTCGCTCTGCAAAAAACAGCATTTCTACCGCGATCCTTGCCCATTGTTATTTTCACTCGCAAAAAAACAGGAGCTCGCACAAAATGCAAAGCAGGATTACTTCGGTGCAGCTCCGAACATTTTTGTCGGGCGGTTCGGCTATCCACACATCAACGTCGGCATCCTCAACACCGAACAGTACGAAAATAACGACGATTATTTGTTGTGGAGCAAAGATAATTATTCCATTCCGCAGATTATCAACCTGCGCCTCGCTCTGATTAACTCGCGATTTCAGACTGACATAAAATCATTCAACCACACCTTCACGCCGGTCAGCCAGGAAATTTCAATGGCGAGCCAGCCGGTTGATGTTGAAATCAACCTCTCAAAAAAGCCGGACTTCTCACGCTTTCTTCGTGCGGAACAGGAAGTGAGTCCGTTCGGCCCCAGCGTCACGCTGAAAAAAGCAAGAATCACGGAAAATCCGAAAATTCCAACTGCCGTCGACAAAGCAGTGTCAGATACTGACTTCAAAGCAGGCGACGCGCTTGCCTCGCTCTACAAAAAGCATTTTGACGAACAATATCTGACCAAACTTCTTAGTGCCGGAACGCTCGGCGTTAAACTCCAGCGGAAACTGGTGCCAACCCGCTGGTCCATCACCGCGGTTGATGACACGCTCGGCAAAAACATCGCGGACGATATCAAAGATTTTTCCGAAGCAGACTATTGCGCGTTTATCGGCAGTTATTTCGGAAACTACTTCATTATCCTCTTTTTTCCTGACGTGTGGCGGTACGAATTATTCGAAACCTACGCGGGTGGCACTACCATACCCCGAGCAACAATCCAATTCACCACCGACTTTGAGGATTACACCGGCAGGAAAACCTACGCAGAGCACTGCGCCGGCGGCTATTACGCAGCGCGGCTCGCCATTCTTGAAAAACTCAAGAGCATGAAGCGACGTGCCTCTGTCCTTGCGCTTCGGTTCATTACTGACGAATACACAGCGCACCTCGGCGTGTGGGTAGTGCGCGAAGCCGTGCGCAAAACGCTTGCGACGAGGCCGATTGTATTCTCTGACAAAGGACTGATGCTGTCATTTGCTGAAAAATATGCAGCAAAACATTTCACCTATCCACTTGGTGAATTGACGTGCGCAAGCAAATTGCTCACCATTTGTTCATCACAGCGAAAATTATCTTCTTTTCTGTAAGCCAAAATGATAAACAATATAAATGAAAAGATACTTTCTTTTTCCAGAAAAAAGCAAAAAAAAGAAAAAGCAGGTGATACATATGGAAGAAGGACGCATCATGTCGGTTTCAACGCGATGCGCAGGCCGCCAGCGTACCTACATCGGCAAATTGGTTCCTCTCCACAATCTCGATTCTATCCTCAGCTATGAGCTTTCCGCTGAAGCCGTGCGCACCATTGGCATTCCGCCACGAGAGCGGCGGCTAGTCAAGTATAAAAAAGTTGCAGAAGACAAAGCGCACGTGATTGATATTCTTCGCTGACGCTTTCTTTGTTTTTTTCTTTCTAAATCTTTTTCTTCCTAATCCTTTTTGTTGTATGTTTCAATACATTCCGGGCCGCAGAAATATTCTTCTCCCTCGTTAGGGATGCCAAAGTACAAGAACTCCTTGTCGCAATGGCTGCAATGAATAATTCTCTGTCCGAGAAGATTTATCGTGTCCATAGTAGTGTTTTTTCCTCTTTTGAAAAATTATCTTTATAATTTTTTTATGTTTGTTTTTATTTTCTCTGGTAACACATCAGAGCAAAACCATGATAAGATATCAGATGAAAAAAGAGAAGTATCGCAGGTATATAAATCTTTTGCCCCGTGTACCTTATTTTCCCAACCATTGAACAAATCTGTTGTTTGGGTCAACCAGAATTACTTTGGCAGCGATTGGCTGGTCATTCAATTCAAATCCCATAATTATAATCTCTTCCCCTGTCTTGATGAGATGTGCCGCTGCGCCGTTCATCTCAATGGCGCCCGAGCCGCGTTTACCTGCAATGACATACGTTTCCAAACGTGCGCCCGTTGTATTGCTCACGACCAGCACTTTTTCTCCAACAAAAAAACCGGCAAGGCCAATCAGCTCTTCGTCAATCGTGATGCTTCCAAGATAGTCAAGATGTGCCTCAGTAACCGTTGCCTTGTGGATTTTTGAGCGAAGCACGAAACGCATATGCACACCTTTTTTTTTGTGATTTTTATTTTCGATTTTTCAGCTCTGTTCAATACTCATCAATCGATCACATATAGTGGCGG encodes the following:
- a CDS encoding aspartate 1-decarboxylase is translated as MRFVLRSKIHKATVTEAHLDYLGSITIDEELIGLAGFFVGEKVLVVSNTTGARLETYVIAGKRGSGAIEMNGAAAHLIKTGEEIIIMGFELNDQPIAAKVILVDPNNRFVQWLGK
- a CDS encoding sodium-translocating pyrophosphatase is translated as MLEYVFIISFLALGVAALLARYVLKQDQGTPAMQKISDAIREGAEAFLKRQYKTIAILTLILAVVIVGIYGFLGRWDYAIKTGAAFVLGAFCSAIAGIIGMYISVRANIRTASAARTSMSKALRISFWGGAVSGILVVALSLIGVAGLYMLFGADPKTTPFMIVGYGFGASFVALFAQLGGGIFTKAADVGADLVGKVEAGIPEDDPRNPAVIADLVGDNVGDCAGRGADLFESTAAENIGAMILGVALYPSFGVNGVLFPLVARAFGLIASIIGILSVKASETEDPMKALNRGYFIASILSAILLYVATRILLNNIWFFYAGLVGIVMSILFVYITQYYTEYKYRPVREIAEACKTGPATTIISGLAVAFECTGAPTIVIALALFFSYVFGLWSGVPHGGLYGTAIATMGMLSTAAYILAMDTFGPITDNAGGIIEMSKSPASVRRRTDRLDSVGNTTKALTKGYAIGSAALAAFLLFSAYLDEVALLTGKAFAVVDLAKVEVFIGALLGAMLVFLFSAFAIRAVGKTAGCIIEEVRRQFKNKGIMKGTVKPDYAACVDITTRGALKNMILPGVLAIGFPIVVGVLLKAEALAGMLMVSTITGVLLATVLNNGGGAWDNAKKYIETGVMGGKGSPAHKAAVVGDTVGDPCKDTAGPSLHVLIKLLATLALVLAPLFL